In the genome of Candidatus Scalindua japonica, one region contains:
- a CDS encoding IS66 family transposase, whose protein sequence is MLSNAFTYINNQWSKLTVFVEDGRLQLDNNNAERHIRPIATGRKVWLFAQSEAGARATATWYSLVETARANGLEPYWYLRKVFEEMPIYLRDRKPVNDLLPWNVDSKELEQLARHD, encoded by the coding sequence TTGCTGTCGAATGCATTTACCTACATTAACAACCAATGGTCAAAACTAACAGTTTTCGTGGAAGACGGACGCCTGCAACTGGACAACAACAATGCGGAACGTCATATCCGGCCTATTGCGACGGGTAGAAAGGTGTGGTTGTTTGCACAAAGCGAAGCCGGTGCAAGGGCAACTGCAACTTGGTATTCGCTGGTTGAAACTGCAAGGGCTAATGGATTAGAGCCTTACTGGTATCTTCGAAAGGTTTTCGAAGAGATGCCAATTTATTTACGAGATCGAAAACCAGTAAATGATTTACTACCTTGGAATGTCGATTCCAAGGAACTGGAGCAACTCGCTAGACATGATTAA